The following proteins are encoded in a genomic region of Nakaseomyces glabratus chromosome J, complete sequence:
- the PSD1 gene encoding phosphatidylserine decarboxylase 1 (CAGL0J06226g~Ortholog(s) have phosphatidylserine decarboxylase activity) yields the protein MIPVKTVLLKSKTLLSGRMPVRLSNGMQLRNRTAILKRGITNRLSNPQRKSNEIVRKARSYASVTTKQKEKYIVSVNMKWAVLTGVTIVLGTLLLTSRRIEEDEDSKKDSEGQGKRYKKIRILDNNWLFFCYSTLPLNAISRLWGQVNSYTLPIWLRPSGFKFYSYLFGVNLDEMENPNLEDYANLSDFFYRNIRPETRPVAPGDEVIVCPSDGKVLQIGIINSETGEVEQVKGLTYSIKEFLGTHSHPLLCKSESTLDLSGHEERHQEFARANKFKVSYSSPDLNATKDEEATDVIKFENEGDKTVDEYNTPSISKTMKLLTEVSPNFPSYTSSMTGPEETNLYFAVIYLAPGDYHHFHSPINWVCRLRRHFPGDLFSVAPYFQRNFPNLFVLNERVALLGYWRHGFFSMTPVGATNVGSIKLNFDEELKTNAKRRKIKPHTCYEAVYEKASKVLGGLPLTKGEEMGGFMLGSTVVLCFEAPKDFQFHIKTGEKVKMGQKLGSIQKD from the coding sequence ATGATTCCAGTCAAGACTGTGCTGTTAAAGAGCAAGACTCTGCTTAGTGGTAGGATGCCTGTGCGCCTTTCTAATGGTATGCAGTTGCGCAACAGAACTGCCATCTTGAAGCGTGGCATTACCAATAGGTTAAGCAATCCGCAGAGGAAGTCCAATGAGATTGTCCGCAAAGCTAGGAGTTATGCTAGTGTTACCACGAAACAGAAGGAGAAATACATTGTTTCTGTAAATATGAAATGGGCGGTGCTAACAGGTGTCACAATTGTTCTTGGGACTCTGTTGCTGACTTCACGTAGAATTGAGGAAGATGAGGATAGCAAGAAGGACAGCGAGGGCCAAGGGAAAAGGTATAAGAAGATTAGGATTCTTGACAACAACTGgctatttttttgctaCTCAACGTTACCTTTGAACGCTATTTCACGTCTTTGGGGCCAGGTTAATTCCTACACTTTACCCATTTGGTTAAGACCTTCGGGATTTAAATTTTACTCTTACCTGTTTGGTGTTAACTTGGATGAAATGGAGAACCCAAATCTAGAGGACTATGCAAACCTATCAGATTTCTTCTACCGTAATATTAGGCCTGAGACCAGACCTGTTGCTCCTGGTGATGAAGTCATCGTTTGTCCTAGCGATGGTAAAGTTCTTCAGATTGGTATTATTAACTCTGAAACTGGCGAAGTTGAACAGGTCAAAGGATTAACATATTCTATCAAGGAATTTTTGGGTACGCATAGCCATCCTTTACTATGTAAGAGTGAATCCACTCTGGACTTATCCGGCCATGAAGAGCGCCATCAGGAATTTGCACGAGCAAACAAATTCAAAGTGTCTTATTCATCTCCAGACTTGAATGCTACGAAAGATGAGGAGGCAACTGACGTTATTAAATTTGAGAATGAGGGTGATAAAACTGTCGACGAGTATAATACTCCTAGCATCTCTAAGACAATGAAACTTCTAACCGAAGTCTCACCTAACTTCCCTTCATATACTTCGAGTATGACTGGCCCCGAAGAGACTAACCTATATTTTGCTGTCATCTACTTGGCTCCTGGTGACTATCACCACTTTCATTCACCAATAAACTGGGTTTGTCGCCTCCGTCGTCACTTTCCTGGTGACCTTTTCTCTGTTGCACcatattttcaaagaaatttcCCCAATCTGTTTGTTTTAAATGAGAGAGTTGCTCTTTTAGGTTACTGGAGACATGGATTCTTCAGTATGACTCCAGTTGGTGCCACTAATGTTGGATCAATCAAATTGaattttgatgaagaactaaAGACCAATGCAAAAAGGAGGAAAATAAAACCACATACTTGCTATGAAGCCGTTTATGAGAAAGCCAGTAAGGTTTTAGGGGGACTTCCTTTGACAAAGGGGGAGGAAATGGGTGGTTTCATGTTAGGAAGCACTGTAGTTCTTTGTTTTGAAGCACCAAAAGATTTTCAATTCCATATCAAAACTGGTGAGAAAGTCAAAATGGGACAAAAGCTAGGCTCTATCCAGAAAGACTAA
- the APC1 gene encoding anaphase promoting complex subunit 1 (CAGL0J06248g~Ortholog(s) have proteasome binding, ubiquitin protein ligase activity and role in anaphase-promoting complex-dependent catabolic process, exit from mitosis, metaphase/anaphase transition of mitotic cell cycle, protein ubiquitination): protein MNFKEDFSLFKKCFECSDDDLGDLWVSPDRRTVEWLVGKGTECRRRFTFNSSAVVRAGFTKFENLQTKCLIIVLRELAYVYYIANESSESAKSDSSTICFPFPIKDAFMYQNGIILERDDMLSLEPGSGGKSIFSEENSGRTSIEQQFISLSDPLAPFGTLVFINEDDTILTSSGKRRNTREIDTVDGNILFKKKRRTCSPNEYTKELENSEQTCLASSRVRHPLKMMTFPKNSGLSITVLYDSEELNLQFYYTRILGDNARTENTLSDYKNSNSAGQNSHLQISKPRTISKLEASQQLENRHQYSNDLRKLSLMNRKVTPNAGLPVDVQLKSPADFFQEVNVSHQQLSSSTLKRNDSSTMDRLGINGNESLLKNHPNSSVRVSSSTMATTDTMSSETSIKDVVLTKISTVKLPESLRNGEGGINIKCLPLKYENMEGVLIFDTEKGYYKLWFIDMIPEVINSNSFLLYGTFPQLMIQLKNLPKVDFGNILDFQPTNSSEYRLDGCVFAITEEKTYIMNPYLDIYYEENIMAIRRMEMVSKEQLIVHQFPSTFVRYFTLYDRCPKRLLLREIFLSFRYICDSKFYQLLVFFWFQISLEYVNSKENLDVFDCEWECFKVLISSLMSPDSLTSLPSLRNSRILNSLERMDVGVTFPKMVMGLHLLREETILNIYRRRDTDDMGSLIGAITTILEWPSQWDDYYQDYKGLKAIPCCLNLSSNIVNGYVKPLDAPTSILGSLSSLSDKDVNTIVPFIEFSRLVEMDNKVNELITPRTFKVTRLFESLNNISPKSHFLKVLTKFKMNREDLQSYPPGLFKPMVEALQLFENNFAEIEEDVDVGLISRADLARYSSILKEKMTWKGSNESALKTDIKASPLLNAKSTKSILSVLSDIVLSSESQLSKDILLDQNASEDIDDGVNLKKNSSLIFSEDRRFNDAMTLLSFSKVQKVPFFSTDSEYSKILSKKKKIAEIIALRSCAQGIGWAMVVFATEKPLSTQKWVLRPINFSVSFPDETVINVDKDLIPSDIIEWGEFHAGVSSGLKISRKTKGVNGSWIVFNKPKDVSASHAGFLLGLGLNGHLKELEEWHIYNYLSLKNTHVGVGLLLGMTASMRGTMDLTLTKILSIHIASLLPKGANDLNIDIRVQTAGLVSLGLLFLKSQHKKMTNILVDQLESLVLINEEYVANEGYRMAAGIAIGMINLGAADNFTKSCGTEEHKKSRSNLVEDDLDSSYNLPEIQDSAYFTSLTDGLLNKLKFHSEAEKSELPQNSYIGRLLAIMLIYLKSENADVADQVKPKIIFGFERSSCRPEFYMFSEFAYRMIMWDSIHDSVEFLMEELGVDILDSCLKSDHMQIYYILSGRILSLGLKFASTGNLRIKEFLLSLFDQLLPFYQYPGRDSVDFKLVVTSINVLLNVIMVSLSMVMSARGDLDVFKRIRYVHEVVFGSSSDIYHRKESKSQNNWDHSDANTINNQAVGSSRRSSLNGFEEVVEGGSAGEDTVPPNFDQPDTDNHYAKYIATSLSIGFLFLGSGQYALKNTDKESVAYLILSTLPLFLPPYYLQELRHFWSLAVESRCLLVKDATTDKMVSGVDIRVLTKSANSQKLNEQILRTPCLLPEINAIKAISLISNDYYPLHIDFSKNISASKLFKNGTILYVQSKKESSYPNGASDYRTRNNTDVVDLSLSKKIEKRLRFDKIMVQPASSILSLLHIKGKDLQDPLNEFEDSSICSRNSKFDLELIQNNRRVSSISNDDLAIWWKLYEEAQH, encoded by the coding sequence ATGAATTTTAAAGAGGACTTTTCattattcaagaaatgCTTTGAATGTAGTGATGATGATCTAGGTGACCTTTGGGTATCTCCTGACCGGAGAACTGTCGAGTGGTTAGTAGGTAAAGGCACGGAATGTAGAAGGCGATTTACTTTCAACTCATCTGCTGTAGTAAGAGCTGGATTTaccaaatttgaaaatctACAGACGAAATGTCTAATAATTGTACTGAGAGAGCTTGCATATGTCTACTATATCGCCAATGAAAGCTCAGAAAGTGCAAAAAGTGATAGTTCCACAATATGCTTCCCTTTTCCAATAAAAGATGCATTTATGTATCAAAATGGTATAATATTGGAACGGGATGATATGTTATCATTAGAACCTGGAAGTGGCGGcaaatcaattttttctgaagaaaataGTGGAAGAACCTCTATTGAGCAGCAGTTCATATCACTTTCTGACCCATTGGCACCTTTTGGGACCCTAGTATTTattaatgaagatgatacAATACTCACCTCAAGTGGTAAGAGACGGAATACGCGGGAGATCGATACTGTGGATGGTAATATTCTatttaagaaaaaaagacGTACATGTAGTCCAAATGAATATACTAAAGAACTGGAAAATAGCGAACAGACTTGTTTAGCATCATCTAGGGTACGACATCCTTTAAAAATGATGACCTTTCCAAAAAATTCTGGGCTTAGTATCACTGTTCTCTATGATTCAGAAGAATTGAATTTGCAATTTTATTACACTAGGATACTTGGAGATAATGCTAGAACAGAAAACACTTTGTCAGACTataaaaatagtaatagtGCAGGTCAGAATAGTCATTTACAAATCTCCAAACCTAGAACTATAAGTAAATTGGAAGCAAGTCAGCAACTAGAAAATAGACATCAATACAGCAATGACTTAAGAAAACTTTCGTTGATGAATCGAAAAGTAACACCAAACGCTGGCCTTCCGGTTGATGTTCAACTGAAATCACCTGcagatttttttcaagaagttAATGTAAGTCATCAACAGCTGTCATCATCAACTTTAAAACGGAATGACTCATCTACTATGGATAGATTGGGGATAAACGGCAACGAAAGcttattgaaaaatcaCCCCAATAGCAGCGTAAGAGTTTCGAGTAGTACTATGGCCACAACCGACACTATGAGCAGCGAAACATCAATAAAAGATGTTGTATTAACTAAGATTTCAACTGTTAAACTTCCTGAATCCTTGAGAAATGGCGAAGGAggtataaatataaaatgtCTTCCTTTAAAGTATGAAAATATGGAGGGTGTATTAATTTTTGACACGGAAAAGGGTTATTATAAATTATGGTTTATTGATATGATCCCTGAAGTAATTAACTCTAATTCATTTCTACTTTATGGCACATTTCCACAACTGATGATCCAGTTAAAAAATCTGCCTAAAGTGGATTTTGGTAATATATTGGACTTTCAACCAACAAATAGCTCGGAATATAGATTAGATGGCTGTGTTTTTGCCATTACAGAAGAGAAGACATATATCATGAATCCTTACcttgatatatattatgaagaaaatataatggCCATTAGAAGAATGGAAATGGTTAGCAAAGAACAACTGATAGTTCATCAATTCCCTTCTACATTTGTGAGATATTTTACTCTATATGACCGCTGTCCCAAAAGGCTGTTGTTAAGAGAGATTTTTCTTTCGTTTAGGTATATTTGTGACTCGAAATTTTATCAACTacttgttttcttttggttTCAAATTAGTCTTGAGTATGTTAATTCTAAAGAAAATCTCGATGTGTTTGATTGTGAATGGGAATGCTTTAAGGTTTTGATTTCTAGTCTAATGTCACCAGACTCTTTAACTTCACTACCTTCCTTACGGAACTCTCGAATTTTAAATTCACTTGAAAGAATGGATGTTGGTGTCACTTTTCCAAAAATGGTTATGGGACTGCATTTGTTAAGAGAGGAGACCATTCTAAACATATATAGGAGAAGGGATACCGACGACATGGGTTCTTTGATTGGCGCAATAACAACTATTCTGGAATGGCCCTCTCAATGGGATGATTACTACCAAGATTATAAAGGTCTCAAAGCAATCCCGTGCTGCCTAAACTTGTCCTCTAATATAGTAAATGGTTATGTCAAACCCTTGGATGCACCGACTTCAATTCTTGGATCTTTATCGAGTTTAAGTGATAAAGATGTTAACACTATTGTCCCTTTTATAGAGTTTTCTAGACTAGTTGAAATGGACAATAAGGTTAACGAACTTATCACTCCTCGGACTTTTAAAGTAACTCGACTATTTGAGTCActaaataatatatcacCTAAAAGTCACTTTTTGAAAGTCTTGACAAAGTTCAAGATGAATAGGGAAGATCTGCAATCCTATCCACCTGGACTTTTTAAGCCTATGGTGGAAGCCTTACAATTGTTTGAGAACAATTTTGCTGAGATTGAAGAGGATGTTGATGTTGGACTTATATCGAGAGCAGATTTAGCGAGATACTCAAGCATacttaaagaaaaaatgaCATGGAAGGGTAGCAATGAAAGTGCTTTGAAAACTGATATAAAAGCGTCACCATTACTAAACGCGAAATCAACGAAATCCATACTGTCTGTTCTTTCTGATATTGTTTTGAGTTCAGAATCCCAACTGTCAAAGGATATACTTTTAGATCAAAATGCTTCAGAAGATATCGATGATGGTGTCAATCTAAAGAAAAACTCGAGTCTGATATTTTCGGAGGATAGAAGGTTTAATGATGCTATGACATTGTTGTCTTTTAGTAAGGTTCAAAAAgttcctttcttttctacTGATTCCGAGTACTCGAAAATACtaagtaaaaaaaagaagattgCAGAAATTATTGCTCTTAGATCATGCGCTCAGGGTATTGGTTGGGCAATGGTAGTTTTTGCAACAGAAAAGCCATTGTCAACCCAAAAGTGGGTTTTGAGGCcaataaatttttcagtttcctTTCCTGACGAGACTGTAATTAATGTTGACAAGGATCTCATCCCAAGCGATATAATTGAATGGGGTGAATTTCATGCAGGTGTAAGTTCTGgtttaaaaatatctagAAAAACCAAAGGAGTAAATGGTAGTTGgattgttttcaataagCCAAAGGATGTAAGTGCATCACATGCAGGTTTCCTATTAGGTCTTGGTTTAAATGGGCATTTAAAAGAGTTAGAAGAATGGCATATTTATAACTACCTCAGCCTAAAGAATACACATGTTGGCGTTGGTCTATTGTTAGGAATGACCGCTAGCATGAGAGGTACCATGGATCTGACGTTAACAAAAATTTTGAGCATCCATATCGCTTCCTTATTGCCTAAAGGAGCTAATgatttgaatattgataTTCGAGTGCAGACAGCCGGACTTGTTAGCTTAGGACTTTTATTCTTGAAGTCTCAACATAAAAAGATGACAAACATCCTTGTTGATCAGTTGGAGTCTTTAGTACTCATTAATGAGGAGTATGTTGCTAATGAAGGATATAGAATGGCTGCTGGTATAGCTATTGGCATGATCAATCTAGGTGCAGCTGACAATTTTACTAAATCATGTGGTACTGAAGAGCACAAAAAAAGTCGAAGCAATTTGGTTGAAGACGACCTTGATTCATCTTATAATTTGCCGGAGATTCAAGATTCTGCATATTTTACTTCTTTGACAGATGGATTGTTAAACAAGTTGAAATTTCATTCAGAAGCTGAGAAATCTGAGCTGCCTCAGAACTCATATATAGGCAGGCTTTTAGCTATTATGTTGATATATCTGAAGAGTGAAAACGCAGATGTTGCCGATCAAGTTAAGCCAAAGATTATTTTTGGCTTTGAAAGAAGCTCTTGCCGTCCCGAGTTTTATATGTTTTCAGAGTTTGCATATCGCATGATAATGTGGGACTCGATCCATGACTCTGTTGAATTCTTGATGGAAGAGCTAGGCGTGGATATACTAGACTCTTGTTTGAAGTCTGATCATATGCAAATATATTACATATTATCAGGCAGGATTTTATCCCTAGGGTTAAAGTTTGCCTCTACTGGAAATTTAAGAATTAAGGAATTCTTGCTCTCCTTGTTTGACCAACTTCTTCCCTTTTATCAATACCCTGGAAGAGACTCTGTTGATTTCAAATTAGTTGTAACTTCTATTAATGTGCTGTTAAATGTTATTATGGTATCCCTCAGTATGGTTATGAGTGCACGGGGTGATTTGGATGTATTTAAACGAATTAGATACGTTCATGAGGTGGTATTTGGAAGTAGCTCAGATATTTATCATAGAAAAGAATCGAAATCACAGAACAACTGGGATCATTCCGATGCTAACACAATTAACAATCAGGCAGTAGGTAGTAGTCGAAGGAGTTCTCTAAACGGGTTTGAGGAGGTTGTTGAAGGAGGTTCAGCAGGAGAAGATACCGTACCCCCAAATTTTGACCAACCCGACACAGATAATCACTATGCAAAATATATTGCCACAAGTCTGTCCATAggatttttgtttttaggTTCGGGTCAGTATGCCTTAAAGAACACCGATAAAGAGTCTGTCGCTTATTTAATCTTGAGCACTTTACCTTTATTTTTACCTCCGTATTATCTTCAAGAATTGAGACATTTTTGGAGTTTGGCAGTTGAATCTAGATGTCTCTTAGTTAAAGATGCTACTACGGATAAAATGGTATCTGGTGTTGATATCAGAGTTCTCACAAAGTCTGCCAACTCACAAAAGCTCAATGAACAAATTTTGCGAACTCCTTGTCTTCTGCCTGAAATTAACGCCATTAAGGCAATATCGCTAATATCCAATGACTACTATCCCCTTCACATTGATTTCAGTAAAAATATCTCTGCATCaaaattattcaaaaacGGGACAATTTTGTATGTCcaatcaaagaaagagtCTTCATATCCTAATGGTGCTTCTGACTACAGAACTCGGAATAATACGGATGTAGTTGACCTTTCTCTAAGTAAGAAAATAGAGAAAAGATTACGGTTTGATAAAATTATGGTACAGCCTGCTTCTTCTATACTTTCTTTGTTGCATATAAAAGGCAAGGATTTGCAGGACCCGCTAAATGAGTTCGAAGATTCTAGTATCTGTTCAAGAAACTCTaaatttgatcttgaattAATTCAAAACAATAGAAGAGTATCATCGATATCAAATGATGACCTAGCAATTTGGTGGAAGCTTTACGAGGAAGCGCAGCATTGA
- the FMP41 gene encoding Fmp41p (CAGL0J06204g~Ortholog(s) have mitochondrion localization) gives MSIAKLFAGKMSYTYLKDAKKIICIGRNYAAHIKELNNATPKQPFFFLKPMSSVVTPVDEKHAIKELPKQASYHGLNDDGTNPGTIQIPKGTVVHHEIEVALVMDKYISNANESEFTAADVYDSIRGVALALDLTARNVQDEAKKKGLPWSIGKGFDTFLPMSHMIPKTKFEANKENLQEAFRVTCDVNGTRRQDGNTNLMLYPLHKIIQHISTMMTLEPGDIILTGTPAGVGPIAAGDNISGQLYYTDDLLIDFNFDCVVRPGPYEYKET, from the coding sequence ATGTCGATAGCTAAGCTATTTGCAGGGAAGATGAGCTACACTTACCTGAAGGACGCAAAGAAGATAATTTGTATTGGTAGAAACTATGCTGCACACATCAAAGAGTTGAACAATGCAACTCCAAAACAgccattcttcttcttgaagcCAATGTCCAGTGTTGTAACACCAGTCGATGAGAAACACGCCATAAAAGAGTTGCCTAAGCAAGCAAGCTACCATGGTTTGAACGATGACGGTACCAACCCAGGCACTATCCAGATACCAAAAGGTACGGTAGTCCATCATGAGATTGAAGTTGCATTGGTGATGGACAAGTACATCTCGAATGCCAACGAGTCTGAATTCACTGCAGCTGATGTTTACGATTCCATCAGAGGTGTAGCCCTGGCGCTGGACTTAACTGCTCGTAATGTTCAGGACGAAgccaagaagaaaggtCTACCGTGGTCCATCGGCAAAGGTTTCGATACGTTCTTGCCCATGTCACATATGATCCCAAAGACCAAATTCGAAGCcaataaagaaaatctACAGGAAGCATTCAGAGTTACTTGCGATGTCAACGGCACTCGCAGACAAGACGGTAACACAAACCTGATGCTATATCCACTCCACAAAATCATCCAGCATATCTCAACAATGATGACTTTGGAGCCAGGCGACATCATCCTCACAGGTACACCTGCTGGTGTGGGCCCAATTGCTGCCGGTGACAACATCAGCGGTCAGTTGTACTACACAGACGACTTGCTCATTGACTTCAATTTCGACTGCGTAGTTCGCCCTGGTCCTTACGAATACAAAGAAACTTAG
- the SKO1 gene encoding Sko1p (CAGL0J06182g~bZIP domain-containing protein), producing MQNTSSRPSGSLGTVSSFDLEPNPFEQSFASTKKTESGGDGGNIGNTNDSAANGDGLDNAKGMASLSYLDSQNNGSSGSLNIDPQIAGDQKRAASLIYGNQRGPMQSPPLLTPGGSKKLPPLLMSPSYLQGQSQSGQNGSSHNGSATGGQTPLGGSQGVANGSETDGQLPGFLMNLFKSGLTPNESNLRANFTPGILGSQFNQGSLPSLMNNNVSISRANSNSVVPTNGDKDESGSGRKMNGQIDIPNKALTALGGLPAGQLTPGLSSLLASSAKQLNLDNNTRESTPNISVSQPVVQGVTKSNSVPTNSYFPLADTTIEKDSGADGADNQSGTQKKRGRKKSVSTKATEPKRKRASTSSASKKSEGNTGTATVTNPEANNAVNTGNDDLDEQERRRQEFLERNRVAASRFRRKKKEYIKKIETDLGILQTEYNDMSKIIGHLAGITPEGSDDRVSASILLMLEQSLMNNDIKAALQIIESTKQILTSSNFVKRNGANPVAKNTSHDSSDSGK from the coding sequence ATGCAGAACACGTCTTCTAGACCATCGGGGTCGTTGGGGACAGTGTCGTCGTTTGATCTGGAGCCCAATCCCTTTGAGCAAAGTTTTGCGTCgacaaagaaaacagaaagtggtggtgatggtGGGAACATAGGTAATACGAATGATTCTGCCGCGAATGGAGATGGTTTAGACAACGCTAAGGGCATGGCCTCGTTGAGCTATCTGGATTCCCAGAACAACGGTAGTTCGGGTAGTTTGAATATAGACCCTCAAATAGCTGGTGACCAAAAGCGTGCCGCATCTTTGATTTATGGCAACCAGAGAGGGCCGATGCAGTCGCCTCCTTTGCTGACCCCAGGTGGCTCTAAGAAACTGCCACCTCTTTTAATGTCACCATCTTATTTACAAGGACAGTCCCAATCTGGTCAAAATGGTAGTTCGCACAACGGTAGTGCTACTGGGGGACAAACACCACTAGGTGGTTCACAAGGAGTAGCAAATGGTAGTGAAACAGATGGCCAATTGCCTGGGTTTTTGATGAACTTATTTAAGTCAGGATTAACACCTAACGAATCTAACCTGAGGGCTAATTTCACACCGGGCATATTGGGTAGCCAGTTCAATCAAGGGTCTCTACCCTCGCTGATGAATAACAATGTGAGCATTTCTCGAGCGAACAGTAACTCTGTAGTTCCAACAAATGGAGATAAAGACGAATCAGGATCTGGTAGAAAGATGAATGGACAAATAGACATTCCTAATAAAGCCCTAACTGCATTGGGGGGTCTTCCCGCTGGTCAATTAACCCCTGGGTTGAGCTCTTTATTAGCCTCTTCTGCCAAGCAACTGAACTTGGACAATAATACACGAGAGTCTACTCCTAACATATCCGTAAGTCAACCAGTTGTACAAGGCGTCACTAAATCTAATTCAGTACCGACCAACAGTTACTTCCCACTTGCAGACACCACCATTGAGAAGGACTCAGGTGCCGATGGTGCTGATAATCAATCTGGTACACAAAAGAAACGAGGAAGGAAGAAGAGTGTTTCGACAAAGGCTACAGAACCTAAGAGAAAACGTGCTTCAACAAGCTCAGCTTCTAAGAAATCGGAAGGCAATACTGGAACTGCAACTGTCACTAACCCGGAAGCAAACAATGCTGTCAACACTGGTAACGACGATTTGGATGAACAAGAGAGAAGAAGACAGGAGTTCTTGGAAAGAAACAGAGTTGCTGCGTCAAGGTTTAGacggaagaagaaagagtaTATAAAGAAGATAGAAACGGATTTGGGCATTTTACAAACAGAGTATAATGATATGTCGAAGATAATCGGCCATCTCGCTGGTATAACACCCGAAGGCAGTGACGATAGAGTCTCAGCTTCCATATTACTTATGCTTGAGCAATCCTTGATGAACAATGACATAAAGGCTGCACTTCAAATTATAGAAAGCACAAAGCAAATTCTAACATCATCAAACTTTGTCAAGAGAAACGGTGCAAACCCAGTTGCCAAAAATACAAGTCATGATAGTTCAGATTCGGGCAAATAA